In Rathayibacter sp. VKM Ac-2762, one DNA window encodes the following:
- a CDS encoding sigma-70 family RNA polymerase sigma factor, with translation MPAPLAGPDRFAAVAAAVADPVRRYLWRRTDSATADDVLAATLSVLWRRSADVPEDDPVPWAIGVARLQLQNARRMQRRQVMLAQRIAVVDPPQVQIDEGEASGVEETVRLVLARMREQDAELLRLWAWEELDVRGIAAVLGVTANAVSIRLHRARRRFAELYDSTDPHAPEGGLR, from the coding sequence ATGCCAGCTCCCCTCGCGGGTCCCGACCGGTTCGCCGCGGTCGCCGCCGCGGTCGCCGATCCCGTCCGCCGCTACCTCTGGCGGCGCACCGACTCCGCCACCGCCGACGACGTGCTCGCCGCGACGCTCTCGGTGCTCTGGCGCCGCAGCGCCGACGTGCCCGAGGACGACCCGGTGCCGTGGGCGATCGGCGTCGCTCGGCTCCAGCTGCAGAACGCCCGGCGGATGCAGCGCCGCCAGGTCATGCTCGCCCAGCGGATCGCGGTCGTCGATCCGCCGCAGGTGCAGATCGACGAGGGCGAGGCGTCGGGCGTGGAGGAGACCGTGCGCCTCGTGCTCGCCCGGATGCGCGAGCAGGACGCCGAGCTGCTGCGCCTCTGGGCGTGGGAGGAGCTCGACGTCCGCGGGATCGCCGCGGTCCTCGGAGTCACGGCGAACGCCGTCTCGATCCGCCTGCACCGCGCGCGGCGCCGCTTCGCCGAGCTCTACGACTCCACCGACCCGCACGCGCCCGAAGGGGGACTCCGATGA
- a CDS encoding UDP-N-acetylmuramoyl-L-alanyl-D-glutamate--2,6-diaminopimelate ligase: MPVFRLLEPLHAAGVALADLASDRLRLHGDGSDVRITAVTVAHTEAGPGALFAALPGRRSHGARFAADAAAAGAVAVLTDAGGLDEARASGLPVLLSDDPRTALGPVAAQVYGTRSGPVLLGVTGTNGKTSTVHLLDAVLRQLGVVSGLSSTAERRSADHVVASRLTTPEASELHALLARMAEDGVEAAAIEVSAQALVRSRMEGIVLDVAGFTNLSHDHLDDFGDLDEYLRAKQRLFTPERSRRGVVVVDTEAGRRVAREASVPVVTLSAGDGADWRIDVLETAVDRTRFRLTARDGWSTTTSVPLLGRHMASNAALALVMLIEAGHARDRVAAAVGSGIDVTVPGRTLLVSGADGPRVFLDFSHTPDSVARTVDALREVTPGRVLVLLGADGDRDPSKRAPMGRAAAERADLVIVTDHHPRFEDPARIRRALVDGARRVERCEVLEIAEPADAVRAALHRAGPSDSVLWVGPGDTDYRVVGADDLPYSPRADTARALAEAGWSVDLLD; encoded by the coding sequence ATGCCGGTGTTCCGGCTCCTCGAACCGCTCCACGCCGCCGGTGTCGCGCTCGCCGACCTCGCGAGCGATCGGCTCCGCCTCCACGGCGACGGCTCCGACGTCCGCATCACCGCGGTGACCGTCGCGCACACCGAAGCGGGCCCCGGCGCCCTCTTCGCCGCGCTCCCCGGGAGGAGGAGCCACGGGGCCCGGTTCGCGGCCGATGCGGCGGCGGCAGGAGCGGTCGCCGTGCTCACCGACGCGGGCGGGCTCGACGAGGCGCGCGCCTCCGGACTGCCCGTCCTCCTCAGCGACGACCCCCGCACCGCCCTCGGCCCGGTCGCCGCGCAGGTGTACGGCACGAGGAGCGGACCGGTGCTCCTCGGCGTGACCGGCACCAACGGCAAGACCAGCACCGTGCACCTCCTCGACGCGGTGCTCCGGCAGCTGGGCGTCGTCTCGGGGCTGAGCTCCACCGCCGAGCGCCGCAGCGCCGACCACGTGGTCGCCAGCCGCCTCACCACGCCCGAGGCCTCCGAGCTGCACGCGCTCCTCGCCCGGATGGCGGAGGACGGCGTCGAGGCGGCGGCGATCGAGGTCAGCGCTCAGGCGCTCGTGCGCTCCCGGATGGAGGGGATCGTGCTCGACGTCGCCGGGTTCACCAACCTCAGCCACGACCACCTCGACGACTTCGGCGACCTGGACGAGTACCTCCGCGCCAAGCAACGCCTGTTCACGCCCGAGCGGAGCCGGCGCGGCGTCGTGGTCGTCGACACCGAGGCGGGGCGCCGGGTCGCCCGCGAGGCCTCCGTCCCGGTCGTGACGCTCTCCGCCGGGGACGGAGCCGACTGGCGGATCGACGTGCTCGAGACCGCGGTCGACCGCACCCGCTTCCGGCTCACCGCCCGCGACGGCTGGTCGACGACCACCTCCGTCCCGCTCCTCGGCCGCCACATGGCCTCGAACGCGGCCCTCGCGCTGGTGATGCTGATCGAGGCGGGCCACGCGCGCGACCGGGTGGCCGCGGCGGTCGGCTCCGGGATCGACGTCACCGTGCCCGGGCGGACGCTGCTCGTGTCCGGCGCCGACGGGCCGCGGGTCTTCCTCGACTTCTCGCACACGCCCGACTCGGTCGCGCGCACCGTCGACGCCCTCCGCGAGGTGACGCCCGGCCGCGTGCTCGTCCTCCTCGGCGCCGACGGCGACCGCGACCCGAGCAAGCGCGCGCCGATGGGCCGGGCCGCCGCCGAGCGCGCCGACCTGGTGATCGTCACCGACCACCACCCGCGCTTCGAGGACCCGGCGCGGATCCGTCGCGCCCTGGTCGACGGCGCCCGCCGCGTCGAGCGCTGCGAGGTGCTCGAGATAGCGGAGCCGGCCGACGCCGTCCGCGCCGCGCTGCACCGGGCCGGCCCGTCCGACTCCGTCCTCTGGGTCGGCCCCGGCGACACCGACTACCGCGTGGTCGGCGCCGACGACCTCCCCTACTCCCCCCGCGCCGACACGGCCCGCGCGCTGGCCGAGGCCGGCTGGAGCGTCGACCTGCTTGACTGA
- a CDS encoding AAA family ATPase, with amino-acid sequence MFSTLPVRRVQARPEHPADLARWPATLAPVRQVLAEGWDLGQVTVITGENGSGKSTLLEAVALAYGLNAEGGSTGAMHSSRASESDLAEHLQLVRGAGASKRGFFLRAETMHGFFSYLEEVGIDGGYHERSHGESFLDIVANRSRISGLWLLDEPESALSVSGCLALIGQLRDLVAGGSQVVLSTHSPILAALPGADLYELDETGLRPCRYDDLDLVRTWRGFLDQPARFLRRLE; translated from the coding sequence GTGTTCTCGACCCTCCCGGTGCGCCGCGTGCAGGCCCGACCCGAGCACCCCGCCGACCTCGCGCGCTGGCCCGCGACGCTCGCGCCCGTGCGGCAGGTGCTGGCCGAGGGCTGGGATCTCGGCCAGGTGACGGTGATCACCGGCGAGAACGGCTCGGGCAAGTCGACGCTGCTCGAGGCGGTCGCCCTCGCCTACGGGCTGAACGCGGAGGGCGGATCCACGGGTGCGATGCACTCCTCCCGCGCCTCGGAGTCGGACCTGGCCGAGCACCTCCAGCTGGTCCGCGGGGCCGGGGCGTCCAAGCGCGGCTTCTTCCTCCGCGCCGAGACGATGCACGGCTTCTTCAGCTACCTGGAGGAGGTGGGGATCGACGGCGGGTACCACGAGCGGAGCCACGGCGAGTCGTTCCTCGACATCGTGGCGAACCGCTCCCGGATCAGCGGGCTGTGGCTCCTCGACGAGCCGGAGTCGGCCCTCTCGGTGTCGGGCTGCCTCGCCCTGATCGGGCAGCTGCGCGACCTGGTCGCCGGCGGCTCGCAGGTCGTCCTCTCCACGCACTCGCCGATCCTCGCGGCCCTCCCCGGAGCCGACCTCTACGAGCTCGACGAGACGGGCCTGCGCCCCTGCCGCTACGACGACCTCGACCTGGTGCGGACCTGGCGCGGCTTCCTCGACCAGCCGGCCCGCTTCCTGCGGCGGCTGGAGTAG
- a CDS encoding helix-turn-helix transcriptional regulator — MQPLPRLTSATADVLRTLLDADGPTWGMVVIKATGRPAGSVYPILERLEGAGWVVSEWEAASVRSGPRRRLYELTAEGAPAARAAVERMRSTARTAPRAAEATA; from the coding sequence GTGCAGCCACTCCCTCGCCTCACGTCCGCCACCGCGGACGTCCTCCGGACCCTCCTCGACGCCGACGGCCCGACCTGGGGCATGGTCGTGATCAAGGCCACCGGGCGACCGGCGGGCAGCGTCTATCCGATCCTGGAGCGGCTCGAGGGAGCGGGCTGGGTGGTCTCGGAGTGGGAGGCCGCGAGCGTGCGGAGCGGCCCGCGTCGCCGGCTCTACGAGCTGACCGCGGAGGGCGCCCCGGCAGCCCGGGCCGCCGTCGAGCGGATGCGGTCGACCGCGCGGACGGCGCCGCGAGCGGCGGAGGCGACCGCATGA
- a CDS encoding MmpS family transport accessory protein, with protein sequence MTEFNPAVFPGSAPSAPKKTGNGLGLASLIIGILALIGALIPIVNYASGFLAFIGLVLGIIGLFLKGRSRGTAIAGTVLNVIALVLSIILAIVYTAGFASGVSNAIATAQAESSEAAAVPRTLVYEVTGSATAASITWSTYDGGTSGSEQATGQALPFTKELQVQTGGDFTFQSFTLTASNGIDDEGEISCRITLDGEVIAEQTSTGAFASALCSATPE encoded by the coding sequence ATGACCGAGTTCAACCCCGCCGTATTCCCCGGCTCCGCCCCCTCCGCTCCGAAGAAGACCGGCAACGGGCTGGGCCTCGCCTCCCTCATCATCGGAATCCTCGCGCTCATCGGCGCTCTTATCCCGATCGTCAACTACGCCTCGGGCTTCCTCGCCTTCATCGGACTCGTCCTCGGCATCATCGGCCTCTTCCTCAAGGGCCGCTCTCGCGGCACGGCCATCGCCGGCACCGTCCTCAACGTGATCGCGCTTGTCCTCTCGATCATTCTCGCCATCGTCTACACGGCCGGATTCGCGAGCGGCGTCTCGAACGCGATCGCCACCGCGCAGGCCGAGAGCTCCGAGGCCGCTGCCGTGCCGCGGACGCTCGTCTATGAGGTCACCGGCTCGGCTACCGCGGCCTCCATCACTTGGTCGACCTACGACGGAGGAACCTCCGGCTCCGAGCAGGCCACCGGTCAGGCGCTCCCCTTCACGAAGGAGCTGCAAGTCCAGACCGGAGGCGACTTCACCTTCCAGAGCTTCACGCTGACCGCCTCGAACGGCATCGATGACGAAGGCGAGATCAGCTGCCGAATCACCCTCGACGGCGAGGTCATCGCCGAGCAGACCAGCACCGGGGCCTTCGCGTCGGCGCTCTGCTCGGCGACCCCGGAGTAG
- a CDS encoding DUF3140 domain-containing protein produces MPTDDEKRTTRDEFHDAVNMTAKELEEWLGTDESKEVGQKPEGGGESVGHESGRRIVELLGTKQADLSDDDYAHMTKVVGYVHRHAKQRPSGDVTETKWRYSLMNWGNDPLK; encoded by the coding sequence ATGCCCACCGACGACGAGAAGCGGACGACCCGCGACGAGTTCCACGACGCCGTGAACATGACCGCGAAGGAGCTCGAGGAGTGGCTCGGCACCGACGAGTCGAAGGAGGTCGGCCAGAAGCCGGAGGGCGGCGGCGAGTCCGTCGGCCACGAGAGCGGGCGCCGCATCGTCGAGCTGCTCGGCACGAAGCAGGCCGACCTGAGCGACGACGACTACGCCCACATGACGAAGGTCGTCGGCTACGTGCACCGGCACGCGAAGCAGCGTCCCTCGGGCGATGTCACCGAGACGAAGTGGCGCTACTCCCTGATGAACTGGGGCAACGACCCGCTGAAGTGA
- a CDS encoding histidine phosphatase family protein translates to MSGTIHLVRHAETLFNVAGQLQGWCDSPLTERGERQAAALGERMREVPLVAAFTSDLTRTRTTAAAALAGHPSLEAEPMVELREWHFGAFEGQPNASLWEPVFADHGYSYVPSSADWPRMTDAGLDSVLDAIHRHDPSGRADSGATVRARVEAAIARFVPAAEHGDVLVVTHGAVLGSILRALDPAHRPQRGYPNCAVVTVTDGVIGEVDGSCATA, encoded by the coding sequence GTGAGCGGCACGATCCACCTCGTCCGCCACGCCGAGACCCTCTTCAACGTCGCCGGCCAGCTGCAGGGCTGGTGCGACTCGCCGCTGACCGAGCGCGGCGAGCGCCAGGCGGCGGCCCTCGGCGAGCGGATGCGCGAGGTGCCGCTCGTCGCGGCGTTCACGAGCGACCTCACCCGCACCCGCACCACGGCGGCGGCGGCGCTCGCCGGGCACCCGTCGCTCGAGGCCGAGCCGATGGTCGAGCTCCGCGAGTGGCACTTCGGCGCCTTCGAGGGGCAGCCGAACGCCTCGCTCTGGGAGCCGGTGTTCGCCGATCACGGCTACTCCTACGTGCCCTCCTCCGCCGACTGGCCGCGGATGACCGACGCCGGGCTCGACTCGGTGCTCGACGCGATCCACCGCCACGACCCCTCCGGCCGGGCCGACAGCGGTGCCACCGTGCGCGCCCGCGTGGAGGCCGCGATCGCGCGGTTCGTGCCGGCGGCCGAGCACGGGGACGTGCTGGTCGTGACGCACGGAGCGGTGCTCGGGAGCATCCTCCGCGCGCTCGACCCCGCGCACCGGCCGCAGCGGGGCTACCCGAACTGCGCGGTGGTGACGGTGACGGACGGCGTCATCGGCGAGGTCGACGGGAGCTGCGCGACGGCCTGA
- a CDS encoding PRD domain-containing protein, which yields MQTIKKVLNSSVVLVVDERGVERVLLGRGIGFGAKAGEAIEPSSVDQVFVALDDSDQRNLVELLAQIPPEFVELTRAVVADAEEQGLKLDPHVYLALTDHLHFAVERQRRGLSVANRLAWEMRTVYPVQYAVGERAVERMRERLDVELPADEAANVAFHLANAELGKVGIDSLRIVQLIRSVTAIIQHSSGAALDRDDLRSARFVAHLQYFAERFFSGGLLESEDDFLFTSLSARYPRAIASAERVRSFVAAEYQAALPNEEVAFLALHIARAAPE from the coding sequence ATGCAGACCATCAAGAAGGTGCTCAACTCGAGCGTCGTCCTCGTCGTCGACGAGCGCGGCGTCGAGCGCGTGCTCCTGGGCAGGGGGATCGGCTTCGGAGCGAAGGCCGGCGAGGCGATCGAGCCCTCGAGCGTCGACCAGGTGTTCGTGGCGCTGGACGACTCGGATCAGCGCAACCTCGTCGAGCTCCTGGCGCAGATCCCGCCGGAGTTCGTCGAGCTCACCCGCGCGGTCGTCGCCGACGCGGAGGAGCAGGGGCTGAAGCTCGACCCGCACGTGTACCTCGCGCTCACCGACCACCTGCACTTCGCGGTGGAGCGGCAGCGGCGCGGGCTCTCGGTCGCCAACCGGCTGGCCTGGGAGATGCGGACGGTCTACCCCGTGCAGTACGCGGTGGGGGAGCGGGCGGTCGAGCGGATGCGCGAGCGCCTGGACGTGGAGCTGCCCGCCGACGAGGCCGCGAACGTCGCGTTCCACCTCGCCAACGCGGAGCTCGGCAAGGTCGGGATCGACTCGCTCCGGATCGTGCAGCTCATCCGCTCGGTGACCGCGATCATCCAGCACTCCAGCGGAGCCGCGCTCGACCGCGACGACCTCCGCTCCGCCCGCTTCGTGGCGCACCTGCAGTACTTCGCCGAGCGCTTCTTCTCGGGCGGCCTGCTCGAGAGCGAGGACGACTTCCTCTTCACCAGCCTCAGCGCCCGCTACCCGCGCGCGATCGCCTCCGCCGAGCGCGTGCGCTCCTTCGTGGCGGCCGAGTACCAGGCCGCCCTGCCCAACGAGGAGGTCGCCTTCCTGGCCCTCCACATCGCGCGCGCCGCTCCGGAGTAG
- a CDS encoding family 1 glycosylhydrolase → MALPDGFRWGGALAANQVEGAWREGGRGPAVSDVASYKPKADPKEYAIHHRNTVESITAAMSDDDTEYYPKRRGIDFYHRYPGDLALFAEMGFTTLRVSIAWTRLYPTGEEAEPLEEGIAYYLALFTEMRRLGIEPLVTLSHYDPPLALALKHNGWVDRRTIGLFERFARTCFERFGHLVDMWLTFNEIDGIIRHPFTSGGIIEETVEGSVEQACYTALHHQFVASASVTRTLKELWPESRMGCMLTMLTTYPNTCHPDDVAATQAKERMLYLCTDVQAGGAYPRLALRALESRGVEIPFESGDAELLREHPVDFISFSYYMSMTESVRPDAERTPGNTVLGVKNPFLESSEWGWQIDPVGLRISLIDLYDRYGKPLFIVENGLGMRDELTEDGRVHDPYRIDYFRAHFEQMIQAVDEGVELLGYVSWAPIDLISASSSQISKRYGFVYVDMDDLGHGSTERYRKDSFFWYQKVIASNGADLG, encoded by the coding sequence ATGGCGCTTCCTGACGGATTCCGATGGGGCGGCGCCCTCGCCGCCAACCAGGTCGAGGGCGCGTGGCGCGAGGGCGGGCGCGGCCCGGCGGTCAGCGACGTCGCCTCCTACAAGCCGAAGGCGGACCCGAAGGAGTACGCGATCCACCACCGCAACACGGTGGAGAGCATCACGGCGGCGATGTCCGACGACGACACCGAGTACTACCCCAAGCGCCGCGGCATCGACTTCTACCACCGCTACCCCGGCGACCTCGCGCTGTTCGCCGAGATGGGCTTCACCACCCTCCGCGTCTCGATCGCCTGGACCCGCCTCTACCCGACGGGGGAGGAGGCGGAGCCGCTCGAGGAGGGCATCGCCTACTACCTCGCCCTCTTCACCGAGATGCGGCGCCTCGGGATCGAGCCGCTGGTCACGCTCTCGCACTACGACCCGCCGCTCGCCCTCGCGCTGAAGCACAACGGCTGGGTCGACCGCCGCACGATCGGGCTGTTCGAGCGCTTCGCCCGCACCTGCTTCGAGCGCTTCGGCCACCTCGTCGACATGTGGCTGACCTTCAACGAGATCGACGGCATCATCCGCCACCCGTTCACCTCGGGCGGGATCATCGAGGAGACCGTCGAGGGCAGCGTGGAGCAGGCCTGCTACACGGCCCTGCACCACCAGTTCGTCGCCTCCGCCTCGGTCACGAGGACGCTGAAGGAGCTGTGGCCCGAGTCGCGGATGGGCTGCATGCTCACGATGCTGACCACCTACCCCAACACCTGCCACCCCGACGACGTCGCGGCGACGCAGGCGAAGGAGCGGATGCTCTACCTCTGCACCGACGTCCAGGCGGGCGGCGCCTACCCGCGCCTGGCGCTGCGGGCGCTCGAGAGCCGCGGGGTCGAGATCCCGTTCGAGTCGGGCGACGCCGAGCTGCTGCGCGAGCACCCGGTCGACTTCATCTCGTTCAGCTACTACATGTCGATGACGGAGTCCGTGCGCCCCGACGCCGAGCGCACCCCCGGCAACACGGTCCTCGGCGTCAAGAACCCGTTCCTCGAGTCGAGCGAGTGGGGCTGGCAGATCGACCCCGTCGGGCTGCGGATCTCGCTGATCGACCTCTACGACCGCTACGGCAAGCCGCTGTTCATCGTCGAGAACGGGCTCGGGATGCGCGACGAGCTGACCGAGGACGGCCGGGTCCACGACCCGTACCGGATCGACTACTTCCGCGCGCACTTCGAGCAGATGATCCAGGCGGTGGACGAGGGCGTGGAGCTGCTCGGCTACGTGAGCTGGGCGCCGATCGACCTGATCAGCGCCTCCAGCTCGCAGATCTCGAAGCGCTACGGGTTCGTGTACGTCGACATGGACGACCTCGGCCATGGCAGCACCGAGCGCTACCGGAAGGACTCGTTCTTCTGGTACCAGAAGGTCATCGCCTCGAACGGCGCGGATCTGGGATGA
- a CDS encoding beta-glucoside-specific PTS transporter subunit IIABC, giving the protein MSTQESAKAILEHVGGAANVAKLQHCSTRLRFALADDAKADVEALKAVPGVIGVVTGPQTQVIVGSGVSEMYAAVEKLRGGTTTSTAQAKQPRSLKRLGATIMDFVVSVFTPIIPAIAGAGIFKSFLVLASALGWLDPASDNFKLLSAIPDAVFGFLPLLVAYTSAKKLDVNRPLALGLVGVLVFPAFTTLLNQEGGVALFGIPVPVIAYNAQVFPAILAVLLLSVVERFFTKHSWGPIRTFYVPLMCLVIVAPATIFLLGPLGYWLGSMLTGAMIGLYGALGWVAVALLAGVLPLIISVGMHKAFIPPTIATMASAGKDTFYLASSLAHNAAEAGSSLAIALRTKSATLRATAFSGGLSALFGITEPALYGVTLQNKRALVSVITGSVVGGAYIGATQVAAFALVSPGVASISMFIDGLNPWNLLNAVIGLLISVAVSFVVSFVIWRDDASASVQALGDVAADAGSPLALQAPLTGSVIPLSEVPDPVFSAGVLGEGLAIRPTDGAVRAPFAGEVIALLSSRHAVGLRRADGVEVLIHVGIDTVQLDGAPFEAHVAVGDRVEAGQLLLTADLAAITAAGYDTTTPVLVTNSAEYTVLVEAAERITAGDRIMTVTQKEKELADGAS; this is encoded by the coding sequence ATGAGTACCCAGGAGAGCGCGAAGGCGATCCTCGAGCACGTCGGCGGCGCCGCCAACGTGGCGAAGCTGCAGCACTGCTCGACCCGTCTGCGGTTCGCGCTGGCGGACGACGCGAAGGCCGACGTCGAGGCGCTGAAGGCGGTGCCCGGCGTGATCGGCGTCGTCACCGGCCCGCAGACGCAGGTCATCGTCGGCAGCGGCGTCAGCGAGATGTACGCGGCGGTCGAGAAGCTGCGCGGCGGCACCACCACGTCGACGGCGCAGGCGAAGCAGCCGCGGTCCCTCAAGCGCCTCGGCGCGACGATCATGGACTTCGTGGTCAGCGTGTTCACGCCGATCATCCCGGCCATCGCGGGCGCCGGCATCTTCAAGTCGTTCCTCGTCCTCGCCTCGGCGCTGGGCTGGCTCGACCCGGCCTCCGACAACTTCAAGCTGCTGTCCGCCATCCCGGACGCGGTGTTCGGCTTCCTGCCGCTGCTCGTCGCCTACACGAGCGCGAAGAAGCTCGACGTGAACCGGCCGCTCGCGCTCGGGCTCGTCGGCGTCCTGGTCTTCCCGGCGTTCACGACGCTGCTCAACCAGGAGGGCGGCGTCGCGCTCTTCGGCATCCCGGTGCCGGTCATCGCCTACAACGCCCAGGTGTTCCCGGCGATCCTGGCCGTGCTGCTGCTCTCGGTCGTCGAGCGCTTCTTCACGAAGCACTCGTGGGGCCCGATCCGCACGTTCTACGTGCCGCTGATGTGCCTGGTGATCGTCGCTCCGGCCACGATCTTCCTGCTCGGACCCCTCGGCTACTGGCTCGGCTCGATGCTCACCGGCGCGATGATCGGCCTCTACGGCGCGCTCGGCTGGGTGGCCGTCGCGCTGCTGGCCGGCGTGCTCCCGCTGATCATCTCGGTCGGCATGCACAAGGCGTTCATCCCGCCGACCATCGCGACGATGGCCAGCGCGGGCAAGGACACCTTCTACCTCGCCTCCTCGCTCGCCCACAACGCGGCGGAGGCGGGCTCCAGCCTCGCGATCGCCCTGCGCACCAAGAGCGCGACCCTCCGCGCCACCGCCTTCTCGGGCGGCCTCTCGGCCCTCTTCGGGATCACCGAGCCGGCGCTCTACGGCGTCACGCTGCAGAACAAGCGCGCCCTGGTCTCCGTCATCACGGGCAGCGTCGTCGGAGGCGCCTACATCGGCGCCACGCAGGTCGCCGCGTTCGCGCTGGTCAGCCCCGGCGTCGCCAGCATCTCGATGTTCATCGACGGGCTGAACCCCTGGAACCTGCTCAACGCCGTGATCGGCCTGCTGATCTCGGTCGCCGTCTCGTTCGTCGTCTCCTTCGTCATCTGGCGCGACGACGCCTCCGCCAGCGTCCAGGCGCTCGGCGACGTGGCGGCCGACGCCGGGAGCCCGCTCGCGCTGCAGGCGCCGCTCACCGGCTCCGTCATCCCCCTCTCGGAGGTGCCGGACCCGGTGTTCTCGGCCGGCGTGCTCGGCGAGGGGCTGGCGATCCGCCCCACCGACGGAGCCGTCCGGGCGCCGTTCGCGGGCGAGGTCATCGCACTGCTGTCCTCCCGCCACGCCGTGGGGCTGCGCCGCGCGGACGGCGTCGAGGTGCTCATCCACGTCGGCATCGACACGGTGCAGCTGGACGGCGCGCCGTTCGAGGCGCACGTCGCGGTCGGCGACCGGGTCGAGGCCGGGCAGCTGCTCCTCACCGCCGACCTGGCCGCGATCACCGCGGCCGGCTACGACACCACGACCCCGGTGCTCGTGACCAACTCCGCCGAGTACACCGTGCTCGTCGAGGCCGCCGAGCGGATCACCGCCGGCGACCGGATCATGACCGTGACGCAGAAAGAGAAGGAGCTCGCCGATGGCGCTTCCTGA
- a CDS encoding very short patch repair endonuclease, which translates to MSWASSDGVRRSMRSNRGRDTKAELRIRSALHAAGLRYRLQRKVPGSSRRTMDVAFPRQRIAVFIDGCFWHGCPVHHTVSKTNAGFWAEKVTRNRERDRDTDRLLREAGWIALRFWEHEDPDEVVRVVTETVASRRVQ; encoded by the coding sequence ATGTCCTGGGCTTCGAGCGACGGCGTCCGGCGCTCGATGCGCAGCAACCGCGGCCGAGACACGAAGGCGGAGCTCCGCATCCGATCGGCGCTCCACGCCGCGGGACTCAGGTACCGCCTCCAACGCAAGGTGCCGGGGTCGTCCCGGCGCACCATGGACGTCGCCTTCCCCCGACAGCGCATTGCGGTCTTCATCGACGGCTGCTTCTGGCACGGTTGCCCGGTGCATCACACGGTGTCGAAGACCAACGCCGGCTTCTGGGCGGAGAAGGTGACGAGGAATCGCGAACGGGACCGCGACACCGACCGACTACTCCGAGAGGCAGGCTGGATCGCACTTCGTTTCTGGGAGCACGAGGACCCCGACGAGGTCGTCCGGGTCGTCACGGAGACGGTCGCGTCCCGACGAGTTCAGTGA
- a CDS encoding DNA cytosine methyltransferase, translating to MERGPIRTLDLFAGAGGLTAGFHSASSRIETVAAVEWDIAAAATFEANFGRGKAWAGSIQSWLADAPMPTDIDIVIGGPPCQGFSTLGKQDVEDERNDLWKTYAETISRVRPKYFVVENVAAFMKSPQFREFEAAVQPGEVLEDYAFECRILNAADHGAPQARKRAVLIGHRRDLVTPGFPEPSHLGRHRTVRDALMAEHRISFETIDERDLPERSIEFAGRLLKGPYSGLELHTGRNYSSLSLQRFARIPPGGNRFDLPYELQANCWRNHRTGSADVMGRLHWDKPAVTIRTEFFKPEKGRYLHPEAMRSISLFEAAVLQGFPTDYRFVGSRTAIAKQIGNAVPIPLGAAIATHLIGALDGDVLVAGPREADSISLF from the coding sequence ATGGAACGCGGCCCGATTCGAACCCTCGATCTGTTCGCCGGCGCGGGCGGCCTCACCGCAGGGTTCCACTCCGCCTCGTCCCGGATCGAGACGGTCGCGGCTGTCGAGTGGGACATCGCGGCCGCTGCAACCTTCGAGGCCAATTTCGGCAGGGGCAAGGCCTGGGCGGGAAGCATTCAGAGCTGGTTGGCCGACGCACCGATGCCGACGGACATCGACATCGTCATCGGCGGTCCGCCCTGCCAGGGCTTCTCCACCCTCGGCAAGCAGGACGTCGAGGACGAGCGGAACGACCTCTGGAAGACCTACGCCGAGACGATCAGTCGCGTGCGGCCGAAGTACTTCGTCGTGGAGAACGTCGCCGCCTTCATGAAGTCGCCGCAGTTCCGCGAGTTCGAAGCGGCGGTACAGCCGGGAGAGGTCCTCGAGGACTACGCCTTCGAGTGCCGGATCCTGAACGCCGCCGACCACGGCGCTCCCCAGGCACGGAAGCGCGCCGTACTCATCGGTCACCGTCGCGATCTCGTCACGCCGGGCTTCCCCGAGCCCTCCCATCTCGGACGTCACCGGACCGTTCGCGACGCTCTGATGGCAGAGCACCGGATCTCCTTCGAGACCATCGATGAGAGAGACCTCCCCGAGCGGTCGATCGAGTTCGCGGGAAGACTGCTCAAGGGTCCGTATTCCGGTCTCGAACTGCACACCGGGAGGAATTACTCATCACTCTCCCTCCAGCGCTTCGCCCGGATCCCGCCCGGCGGTAATCGGTTCGACCTCCCTTACGAGCTGCAGGCGAACTGCTGGAGGAACCACCGCACAGGCTCGGCTGACGTGATGGGACGGCTGCACTGGGACAAACCGGCCGTGACCATCAGGACCGAGTTCTTCAAGCCGGAGAAGGGCCGCTACCTGCACCCCGAAGCGATGCGGTCGATCTCCCTCTTCGAAGCGGCCGTCTTGCAGGGCTTCCCCACCGACTACCGATTCGTCGGGTCCCGGACGGCCATCGCGAAGCAGATCGGTAACGCCGTGCCCATCCCGCTCGGCGCTGCGATCGCGACTCACCTCATCGGCGCGTTGGACGGCGACGTCCTCGTCGCCGGTCCTCGCGAAGCGGATTCGATCTCACTTTTCTGA